In a single window of the Gossypium hirsutum isolate 1008001.06 chromosome D02, Gossypium_hirsutum_v2.1, whole genome shotgun sequence genome:
- the LOC107927796 gene encoding VAN3-binding protein — MEKPVVQPWRPELIPVPVPVPAPFRPPETPLEPMEFLSRSWSVSALEVSRALAPSQPHPSSSSHQMCLKGSSSSGNVVILEDIAGELEENGIVSGNPFSFASSETSQMVLERIMSQSQEVSPRTSGRLSHSSGPLTDSPPVSPSEIDDVKQFCRASNSLNMQYRTNTGIGAATPATTAVTGGGKTVGRWLKDRREKKKEETRAQNAHLHAAISVAGVAAAVAAYAAATAASSSAGKDEQRAKTDMAVASAATLVAAQCVETAEAMGAERDHLTSVISSAVNVRSAGDIMTLTAGAATALRGAATLKARALKEVWNIAAVIPVENNKNGGNGSNSSSNGSFSGELLPEENFLGICSRELLARGCELLKRTRKGDLHWKVVSVYINRMNQVMLKMKSRHVAGTITKKKKNVVLEVIKDMPAWPGRHLLEGGENRRYFGLKTVMRGVVEFECKSQKEYDIWTQGVSRLLSIAAEKNNRNRI, encoded by the exons atggagaaaccCGTTGTGCAACCATGGAGACCGGAGCTGATTCCGGTGCCGGTGCCGGTGCCGGCACCGTTTAGGCCACCGGAGACGCCGTTGGAACCAATGGAGTTCTTGTCACGTTCATGGAGTGTTTCAGCTTTGGAAGTTTCAAGGGCTTTAGCTCCTTCTCAGCCTCATCCTTCCTCATCGTCCCATCAAATGTGCTTGAAAGGTTCTTCTTCAAGTGGTAATGTCGTTATACTAGAAGACATAGCCGGTGAACTTGAAGAAAACGGGATAGTTTCAGGCAACCCTTTCTCTTTCGCTTCATCTGAAACTTCCCAGATGGTCCTTGAAAGAATCATGTCACAATCG CAAGAAGTATCTCCAAGAACATCCGGCAGGTTATCTCATAGCAGCGGACCATTAACAGATAGCCCCCCTGTTTCACCTTCTGAGATTGATGATGTTAAG CAATTTTGCCGCGCTAGTAATTCCCTCAACATGCAGTACCGTACAAACACGGGGATAGGGGCGGCTACTCCTGCAACAACTGCCGTGACGGGTGGTGGGAAGACAGTGGGCCGATGGTTGAAGGATAGAAgagagaagaagaaggaagaaacgCGGGCTCAGAACGCTCACCTACATGCAGCCATTTCTGTTGCCGGGGTAGCAGCAGCCGTGGCAGCTTACGCGGCAGCCACTGCTGCTTCCTCGAGCGCTGGGAAAGATGAGCAGAGGGCAAAGACGGACATGGCTGTGGCATCGGCTGCCACTCTTGTTGCTGCACAATGCGTGGAGACAGCTGAAGCCATGGGAGCCGAGCGTGATCATTTGACCTCCGTCATCAGCTCCGCCGTCAATGTCCGGTCTGCTGGAGATATCATGACCTTAACTGCTGGTGCAGCAACag CATTAAGAGGGGCAGCCACATTGAAGGCAAGGGCATTGAAAGAGGTATGGAACATAGCAGCTGTAATCCctgttgaaaataataaaaatggtggcAATGGTAGCAATAGTAGCTCCAATGGCAGCTTTAGTGGTGAGCTTCTTCCTGAAGAGAATTTCTTGGGAATCTGCAGCAGAGAATTGCTTGCCAGAGGCTGTGAGCTTCTCAAGCGCACGAGAAAAG GTGATCTTCACTGGAAAGTTGTCTCTGTTTATATCAACAGAATGAACCAG GTTATGTTAAAGATGAAGAGTAGACATGTTGCTGGGACcatcacaaaaaagaaaaaga atgTTGTCTTGGAGGTGATTAAAGATATGCCAGCATGGCCCGGCCGCCACTTGCTCGAAGGCGGGGAAAACCGGAGATACTTCGGGTTAAAGACGGTTATGCGCGGGGTCGTAGAGTTCGAGTGCAAGAGCCAAAAAGAGTATGATATTTGGACTCAAGGTGTATCAAGGCTGCTATCCATTGCTGCTGAGAAGAACAATAGAAATAGGATTTGA